A genomic region of Mus musculus strain C57BL/6J chromosome 7, GRCm38.p6 C57BL/6J contains the following coding sequences:
- the Gm38999 gene encoding uncharacterized protein C19orf84 homolog produces MDELEDGALSNGDNLSLPSAGTESWPTSATPGLPPSLLSTLDPTHLGLPEQLASVTVPIRLDTLSYLLHSALLGTYNLQQSLPPCSCTAQPSHIWPDTVRRPPRRSGQARGGWEVRRRPSRGWGRGRGRGRVWAQSQRGPERAEERERNMAGEPGAGPSTPPVTPPSQDGQKEAGGLSEDWEADY; encoded by the exons ATGGACGAGCTAGAAGACGGGGCTTTGAGTAATGG GGACAACCTTTCTTTGCCGTCAGCTGGGACTGAGTCATGGCCTACTTCAGCCACCCCAGGCCTGCCACCCTCGCTCCTGAGCACCCTAGACCCAACCCACCTGGGGCTTCCAGAGCAACTGGCCTCTGTCACTGTCCCCATCCGCCTAGACACCCTGTCCTACCTCCTACACAGTGCCCTCCTGGGGACCTACAACCTCCAGCAGTCTTTACCGCCATGCTCCTGCACTGCCCAGCCAAGCCACATCTGGCCAGACACAGTCAGGAGGCCACCCAGGAGATCGGGCCAGGcccgtggaggctgggaagttCGACGCAGGCCTTCCcggggctggggcaggggcaggggcaggggcagggtctgggcacagtcacaaaggggCCCTGAAAGAGCTGAAGAGCGGGAGAGGAACATGGCAGGGGAGCCTGGGGCTGGCCCCAGTACCCCACCAGTGACACCACCATCCCAGGATGGGCAGAAGGAAGCTGGAGGACTATCTGAAGACTGGGAGGCAGACTACTAG
- the Cldnd2 gene encoding claudin domain-containing protein 2 isoform X4 — MGVKKSLQTGGNLLNLLSSILTVLSTTTNYWTRQQGGHSGLWQECTHGKCSNIPCQNTVAVSAACMVLAATFSIVALGIGIRIQCREAESRRSQNTIVLLFLSGLLLLIALAVYTSKNAWKPEVFFSWSYFFGWLALPFLFIAGFCFLLADMILQSTEAISGFPLCDG; from the exons ATGGGGGTGAAGAAGAGCCTTCAGACTGGAGGGAATTTACTTAATCTCTTGAGCAGCATCCTCACAGTACTGTCTACTACCACCAACTACTGGACCCGACAGCAAGGGGGGCACAGTGGCCTATGGCAGGAGTGTACCCATGGCAAATGCTCCAACATCCCCTGCCAGA ACACCGTGGCAGTGTCCGCAGCGTGCATGGTGTTGGCAGCAACCTTCAGTATTGTAGCTTTGGGGATCGGGATAAGGATTCAGTGTCGAGAGGCAGAGTCACGACGTAGCCAGAATACCATTGTCTTACTTTTCCTCAGCG ggttgctgctgctgattgccttGGCCGTATACACTTCAAAGAATGCCTGGAAGCCAGAAGTCTTCTTCTCCTGGTCCTACTTTTTCGGATGGTTGGCTTTACCCTTCTTGTTTATTGCGG GCTTCTGCTTTCTGCTTGCCGACATGATCTTGCAGAGCACCGAAGCCATCAGCGGATTCCCG TTGTGCGACGGTTGA
- the Cldnd2 gene encoding claudin domain-containing protein 2 isoform X2 codes for MGVKKSLQTGGNLLNLLSSILTVLSTTTNYWTRQQGGHSGLWQECTHGKCSNIPCQNTVAVSAACMVLAATFSIVALGIGIRIQCREAESRRSQNTIVLLFLSGLLLLIALAVYTSKNAWKPEVFFSWSYFFGWLALPFLFIAGNQHEGKRVETTPLEDSPPQKLPSHLFFLAKSTITSSDFPAPALQDTRWKRPWNPHP; via the exons ATGGGGGTGAAGAAGAGCCTTCAGACTGGAGGGAATTTACTTAATCTCTTGAGCAGCATCCTCACAGTACTGTCTACTACCACCAACTACTGGACCCGACAGCAAGGGGGGCACAGTGGCCTATGGCAGGAGTGTACCCATGGCAAATGCTCCAACATCCCCTGCCAGA ACACCGTGGCAGTGTCCGCAGCGTGCATGGTGTTGGCAGCAACCTTCAGTATTGTAGCTTTGGGGATCGGGATAAGGATTCAGTGTCGAGAGGCAGAGTCACGACGTAGCCAGAATACCATTGTCTTACTTTTCCTCAGCG ggttgctgctgctgattgccttGGCCGTATACACTTCAAAGAATGCCTGGAAGCCAGAAGTCTTCTTCTCCTGGTCCTACTTTTTCGGATGGTTGGCTTTACCCTTCTTGTTTATTGCGGGTAACCAGCACGAGGGGAAGAGGGTGGAGACTACCCCTCTAGAGGACTCCCCTCCCCAGAAACTTCCCAGTCACCTATTCTTCCTAGCAAAGTCCACAATAACTTCCAGTGACTTCCCCGCCCCTGCACTCCAAGACACCCGATGGAAACGCCCTTGGAACCCCCATCCCTAG
- the Lim2 gene encoding lens fiber membrane intrinsic protein, with translation MYSFMGGGLFCAWVGTILLVVATATDHWMQYRLSGSFAHQGLWRYCLGNKCFLQTESIAYWNATRAFMILSALCATSGIIMGVLAFAQQSTFTRLSRPFSAGIMFFASTLFVLLALAIYTGVTVSFLGRRFGDWRFSWSYILGWVALLMTFFAGIFYMCAYRMHECRRLATPR, from the exons ATGTACAGCTTCATGGGTGGCGGCCTCTTCTGTGCCTGGGTGGGGACCATCCTGTTGGTGGTAGCCACAGCAACTGACCACTGGATGCAGTACCGGCTGTCGGGGTCCTTCGCACACCAGGGCCTGTGGCGTTACTGCCTGGGCAACAAGTGCTTCCTGCAGACCGAGAGCATCG CATATTGGAATGCCACCCGGGCTTTCATGATCCTGTCTGCCCTGTGTGCCACCTCGGGCATCATCATGGGTGTCCTAGCCTTTGCGCAGCAATCCACCTTCACCCGTCTCTCCAGGCCCTTCTCTGCCGGCATCATGTTTTTTGCCTCCA cccttTTTGTCCTGTTGGCCTTGGCTATTTACACTGGAGTCACCGTCAGTTTCCTCGGCCGCCGCTTTGGAGACTGGCGCTTTTCATGGTCTTACATCCTGGGCTGGGTGGCCCTGCTCATGACCTTCTTTGCAG GAATTTTCTACATGTGTGCCTACCGGATGCATGAGTGCCGGCGCCTAGCCACCCCACGCTGA
- the Cldnd2 gene encoding claudin domain-containing protein 2 isoform X1: MGVKKSLQTGGNLLNLLSSILTVLSTTTNYWTRQQGGHSGLWQECTHGKCSNIPCQNTVAVSAACMVLAATFSIVALGIGIRIQCREAESRRSQNTIVLLFLSGLLLLIALAVYTSKNAWKPEVFFSWSYFFGWLLLSACRHDLAEHRSHQRIPGMPMNAACLGQNKGMAFSLAPACFSAERRDRSLETTETRIKWLVES; the protein is encoded by the exons ATGGGGGTGAAGAAGAGCCTTCAGACTGGAGGGAATTTACTTAATCTCTTGAGCAGCATCCTCACAGTACTGTCTACTACCACCAACTACTGGACCCGACAGCAAGGGGGGCACAGTGGCCTATGGCAGGAGTGTACCCATGGCAAATGCTCCAACATCCCCTGCCAGA ACACCGTGGCAGTGTCCGCAGCGTGCATGGTGTTGGCAGCAACCTTCAGTATTGTAGCTTTGGGGATCGGGATAAGGATTCAGTGTCGAGAGGCAGAGTCACGACGTAGCCAGAATACCATTGTCTTACTTTTCCTCAGCG ggttgctgctgctgattgccttGGCCGTATACACTTCAAAGAATGCCTGGAAGCCAGAAGTCTTCTTCTCCTGGTCCTACTTTTTCGGATG GCTTCTGCTTTCTGCTTGCCGACATGATCTTGCAGAGCACCGAAGCCATCAGCGGATTCCCGGTATGCCTATGAATGCGGCCTGCCTGGGGCAGAATAAAGGAATGGCTTTTAGCCTCGCCCCTGCGTGCTTTTCTGCGGAACGTAGAGACAGAAGCTTGGAGACTACAGAGACACGGATAAAGTGGCTTGTAGAGAGTTAA
- the Nkg7 gene encoding protein NKG7, producing MEPCRSLALFAGSLGLTSSLIALTTDFWIVATGPHFSAHSGLWPTSQETQVAGYIHVTQSFCILAVLWGLVSVSFLVLSCIPALSAPGRGPLVSTVMAFSAALSILVAMAVYTSMRWSQTPFSQVQTFFSWSFYLGWVSFILFLFAGCLSLGAHCRTRRAEYETL from the exons ATGGAGCCCTGCCGGTCCCTGGCCCTGTTTGCTGGCTCTCTGGGCCTGACTTCTTCTCTGATTGCTCTGACCACTGATTTCTGGATAGTGGCCACAGGTCCTCACTTCTCTGCCCACTCTGGCCTCTGGCCAACAAGCCAAGAGACTCAAGTAGCAG GTTATATCCATGTGACACAGAGCTTCtgtatcctggctgtcctgtgggGCCTGGTGTCTGTGAGCTTCCTGGTTCTGTCTTGCATCCCAGCCCTGTCTGCTCCCGGCCGTGGCCCTCTGGTCTCAACTGTCATGGCTTTTTCTGCAG CTCTCTCCATATTAGTGGCTATGGCAGTGTACACCAGTATGAGATGGAGCCAGACTCCATTTTCTCAAGTCCAGACATTCTTCTCCTGGTCCTTCTACCTAGGCTGGGTctccttcatcctcttcctctttgcaG GCTGCCTGAGCCTGGGTGCTCACTGTAGAACCCGTCGGGCTGAGTATGAAACCTTGTGA
- the Cldnd2 gene encoding claudin domain-containing protein 2 isoform X3 — MGVKKSLQTGGNLLNLLSSILTVLSTTTNYWTRQQGGHSGLWQECTHGKCSNIPCQNTVAVSAACMVLAATFSIVALGIGIRIQCREAESRRSQNTIVLLFLSGLLLLIALAVYTSKNAWKPEVFFSWSYFFGWLLLSACRHDLAEHRSHQRIPVVRRLIGRCCGAQAQRQIRGGVCDYLD; from the exons ATGGGGGTGAAGAAGAGCCTTCAGACTGGAGGGAATTTACTTAATCTCTTGAGCAGCATCCTCACAGTACTGTCTACTACCACCAACTACTGGACCCGACAGCAAGGGGGGCACAGTGGCCTATGGCAGGAGTGTACCCATGGCAAATGCTCCAACATCCCCTGCCAGA ACACCGTGGCAGTGTCCGCAGCGTGCATGGTGTTGGCAGCAACCTTCAGTATTGTAGCTTTGGGGATCGGGATAAGGATTCAGTGTCGAGAGGCAGAGTCACGACGTAGCCAGAATACCATTGTCTTACTTTTCCTCAGCG ggttgctgctgctgattgccttGGCCGTATACACTTCAAAGAATGCCTGGAAGCCAGAAGTCTTCTTCTCCTGGTCCTACTTTTTCGGATG GCTTCTGCTTTCTGCTTGCCGACATGATCTTGCAGAGCACCGAAGCCATCAGCGGATTCCCG TTGTGCGACGGTTGATTGGTCGGTGTTGCGGCGCGCAGGCGCAGAGACAGATACGGGGCGGAGTGTGTGACTATCTGGATTAG
- the Cldnd2 gene encoding claudin domain-containing protein 2 precursor, with protein sequence MGVKKSLQTGGNLLNLLSSILTVLSTTTNYWTRQQGGHSGLWQECTHGKCSNIPCQNTVAVSAACMVLAATFSIVALGIGIRIQCREAESRRSQNTIVLLFLSGLLLLIALAVYTSKNAWKPEVFFSWSYFFGWLALPFLFIAGFCFLLADMILQSTEAISGFPVCL encoded by the exons ATGGGGGTGAAGAAGAGCCTTCAGACTGGAGGGAATTTACTTAATCTCTTGAGCAGCATCCTCACAGTACTGTCTACTACCACCAACTACTGGACCCGACAGCAAGGGGGGCACAGTGGCCTATGGCAGGAGTGTACCCATGGCAAATGCTCCAACATCCCCTGCCAGA ACACCGTGGCAGTGTCCGCAGCGTGCATGGTGTTGGCAGCAACCTTCAGTATTGTAGCTTTGGGGATCGGGATAAGGATTCAGTGTCGAGAGGCAGAGTCACGACGTAGCCAGAATACCATTGTCTTACTTTTCCTCAGCG ggttgctgctgctgattgccttGGCCGTATACACTTCAAAGAATGCCTGGAAGCCAGAAGTCTTCTTCTCCTGGTCCTACTTTTTCGGATGGTTGGCTTTACCCTTCTTGTTTATTGCGG GCTTCTGCTTTCTGCTTGCCGACATGATCTTGCAGAGCACCGAAGCCATCAGCGGATTCCCGGTATGCCTATGA